From the genome of Cololabis saira isolate AMF1-May2022 chromosome 1, fColSai1.1, whole genome shotgun sequence:
GGGTTCAGAGACGAAGAGACGGAGGTTAGGTCATCAAAAGCAACAACCAACCTGACTCATCTGAGAGCCACACACGAAGAGGCAGATACCCGATTGGTATTACATGCAGTGCACTGCCAGTCAGACACAGTAGTCGTATAGAGACACTGATGTACTTGTGATTCTCGTTTCCCATTTCCCACACGTAGCATGTAAAAAACTCTGGCTGTTGTCTGGTACCACAAGGAAGCCGCAATATATACCAATTGATGCTGTTTTTAACAAACTGCCAAAGGATTCAGCACCAAGCCTTGTAGCATTTCATGCACTAACTGGTTGTGATACCACATCATACATTGCAAGTCACACCAAAAGTACATCATGGAAAGTCTGGAAAATGCACCATCAATTGCTCAGCAACCTCGGAATTGGTGATCTCACGGAGGAGACTCAAAGATCTTCAGAGGATTTTGTCTGCAGAATATATGATGTGCATAAAACAGACTCTGTTGATGCAGCAAGGCATATACTTTTCTCCAGGACAGGTAAACCAGAAGCAATGCCGCCTACAAGCGCTGCGCTCCACTTCCATCTGCTGAGAGTACACTACCAGGCAATAGTTTGGAGAAATGCTCACTATGCCACACCTGAGCTTCCTTAACCCTTGGACATGGGATGGAAAGATGGTGATTCAGGACTACAGCCCATTCTTATGTCACAGAACCCAATACCTGAAAGTTGCCTGGAAATGATCAGGTGTGCCTGTAAAAAACAATGCACAACACGTCAGTGCAAATGCCGAAAATCAGGGTTGTTAAGCACTGCAATGTGTACATGTCAGAGTGATGACCAGTGTCCTTGTTTAAATGTGGAGTTGTAGTCCTCAAGCATACCAAGGCAATGGGTAACCAAAGAACTTGGAAAAGGACTGCAGAAAGAAATGGTAATCAAAATGAAATTCCAAAGACAAATGGCACACAAGCAAACtagaaaggtataaaaacaatttaccaaaacaagtgacctatggaacttacagaagaagacagatgaaagcaaagcaattcagctagaaacatgaaagaaaatatacagaaacaagatgtgatctgtagaactgttcaagggaagtttcatgtttttttttcccctattcaCTTGGGTTTTTCGATGTTTGAATTAAGAGCATTATGCtttgtttgcataaaaaaatgaattctcagacaacttgcaatggtgTTTTTCTTAGTTATTATGTAATATGGAATACATCACATATCATATGTACACTGGGAACATTTAAGAGTGATATTGACTGAATATTTAAGTTGGCCTTAAAAAATGACGAATAATGTTTAATTTtaccttaaaagttggtattttgcatatatatatatatatatatatatatatatatatatatatataaaaggcaCTGAacctccactatatccttgctctgaccctagactatagatctagacacttaattcatcatctttgaatgcctacttacaaaaaaacttggggaaaatggtccaacgactgagcaagacaggcagtttggcagccattttgatatgcaaattagaaggtcaaaaactcaGAATTTCGCTCGGGTACCGTTGtttttggattcagcacccttgaaatatgtaaagtaggccggttcccgatttgtacccataaatgctccttacgTTCACTTTTTGGGTACATCCCGTCTAGTTTACAAAGCGGATCGCTTCCCCACCGAGCTCGGGGGCGTGCAAGACTGCACCTGCCGCGGTGTTTGTGCCGCACCTGCCTGCGTCCCAATTGAACATTTAGACcagatgatttttttgttttgttttatttttttcagatcCGGGGCTTTTGGAAAAACACTGGGGCTTGAGCCCAAGTAGATTCTGATTCCTGTTGGgtaaaaagaagcagcctgctcactcttaAAGGAAGAAGGaggcttgagctcagtgcagggccgtCCCGGTTACAGAACAGCTGCTGGGAGTCGGTTCAATCAACTCTGGGTCAATGTGGAAGTTGGAATCCACTGGTCcatgttgaggaatttatcaaaaaccagttcagaagtccgctcgtggtatagagaggttttaatcagttaagccggcggtcgacatgaccagcacagatcgagtctgtatttggtgtgtcgacccaGATGGGTTCagtcaaagggtttttatacaaaagttacaggaataaaccagcccagtgagagcCAGTCAGATGTGTGAATCCTTTaactttgggaccacccctgagggatcaggaagtccgtatggtctttgtctctgtggggacTGGAAGTCTCGACACTCCCCTGGGACTCGAGTGACGTTGTaatacacgaatcaggcgagagacaaaaagtaatttacagtcggatgtgaatcgggccaaatgtcattatcagacatttggcatgactgtcacagacctccaaatcaccccatggggtgctctcttgattcatgtctgtttgaaccaacttccaggtgtcgggatctgcccgggggtAGGAAGTTGGGTAGCAAGTTGGAGCTacctcaaaaggtcttgagtccagttcaaagccctgcaggaggtaggactggggcaacctccccctgcagggggccaagctgtcaaaattcttcatcatCCACCAACTGAATACTTCACTTGATTCAAATGTTGGAGAGTAAGAGTAAATCTTAATTTTATGTAGGTTCAGTCCCACTGGGGAAACACAACTGCAAACTAATTACAAGGACATCTTTTAGTGAAGTAACGTGTCGTACTGGACAACCATTGTACATTTTCACACTCCTCCATCCATCTGCTCTTGTCTTTAACCTGAAGTAAAATCTGCCTTTAGAGAAACTCTGTTTTCCTGAAACACAAACCCAGTCAGATAATCTCTCTGGATCTTCTGGAAGCTTCTTCTCCACATGACACCAGGATTTACATTTTTCCATCATCAGACAGGAAGAGTTCAGAACGTGCTCTTCACGTCCAGGTCAGACTGGACAATACTCCCAGAATCTCCCTCTTCCTCAAGTTTTCTCTCCATCATGATCCGTTCACTCGCTCGATTCACTTCTCTGGTTAGTTTTCACGTCATGTCCTCGTCCGTGGAGGTCGACGAAGTAACAAGCCTGTTTTGATCATGAAATATACCATTTAGTAAAGAGGGTATTTTTAAATTACAAATGTTTGCTATTGTATATTACTctttaaaaatgatcaaagtaatTCATCTATATCACACTTTccactaaaataaaaaacactagCAGAGATTTATATGAATGGATTCAGAAAACTACGCAGTGAGCagagcagacatccacgtaggcaggtggaagcagcaatgggatgaccggggatgggggggggaccgggaacgcaggccagaacgcagctcccgaggctccggcctgcaaacatgcacaaaagagaaaaaaggggggccggcacaggaaactacaggaacgatggacaaaaatgatagctatgagatatttataataaataaaaatggtaatggagaagagaggaagggaaaaggagagaagaagggtgagaggcaccgcccagcggatcatgtcggtgccccctgcagcagaggcctatagcagcatatctaccacgaggctatatttgagactaactattatagtcttgttctatagctgcaactatgactactgactctaacacactagagtttacactacctagagatttaccaacaccagctagaggtttactaaacactaactataggctttactaaacagaaaggttttaagtttagttttaaaggtggaggtggtgtcagcctccttaacccagattggaagttggttccaaagtaatggtgcctgatagcagaacgcccgccctccaaatctacatttagatactctaggaactacgagtaaacctgcactctgggagcggagagcactgctaggaacataaggcactatcaaatcttgtaaatactgcggagctaagccgttttgggctttatatgcaagtaatacaattttaaattggattctgaatgaATTCATGAAtttcctggacgcctccctagggaggtgttccaggcatgtcccaccgggaggagaccccggggaagacccaggacacgctggagagactgtgtctccgacccgggaacggacaagcgggagaagatgagtgagtgactgAGTgagattctgaattttacaggtagccaatggagcgacgctaacactggagagacgtggtctctcctgctgattcctgtcagtactcgtgctagcgatagacagacagacagacagacagacagacagacagacagacagacagacagacagacagacagacagacagaccaaGGCATggatgcacgttgcggttcgggccacatttacagatgatttattcatattctcccccataaaaatgcaaaagttttgttgccatggtaacaagccccatagtttaaaatgggacaatttggcttcaatatctcaaaagttgtAAACAACAGCCTAATGAAGCAACAAGCACCAAATTTCCGTTAGCTTGAAAATTAGAGTagttaaatatctcaaaaagcgtaatcgctagcatgatgagactgaAATACGTTGTAGTAcaacgcgtcccgggtttgtcaacattgtaatgatgtctgtacgataaaccgttgcctagcaacaagcgtccaaaataaaaaaggattttttttttaatttaatttaattttaaatattgcaaaaaccataataattagcataatgaggttgtacggtcctttgGTGCCAATCGGGCAGAGTGTTcgtaaatttgaacgatgtctctacgacaaagttcggccgagcaataagcgtccaaatttttgcatttttttccgctttttggaatctagcgttgccacggtaatacttttgactgagaaaagtaatgcccatcgaggcacgatagaaacgcatccaacgatgtatgccatgcatgggtgcacattgcggtctgggcagcattaacagatggtttattcacatgctcccccatacatatgcataggtttttgttgccatggtaacaagctccatgggatagaatgggacaatttggcttcaatatctcaaaagctgtaaacgacagcgtaatgagacctcagtatgttgtagtccacagcaacctgggtcttttaacgttggatcaaagtctctgcgatatcgcgttgccgcgcaacaagcgtccaaagttccGTTAGACTCAAAATGagcatagttgaatatctcaaaaaccgtaatagctagcatgatgagactaaactATGTTGTAGTACAACACGTCTCGGGTTtttaatgttgtaatgatgtctgtacgataaaccgttgcctagcaacaagcgtccaaaataaaaaggatttttttttttaattgaaaggtcaatatcgcaaagaccgtaataagtagcatgatgaggttgtacggtcctttagtgccaatcgggccgagtgtttgtaaattcgaacgatgtctctacgataaagttcggccgagcaataagcgtccaaatttttgccttttttttttgctttttggcatctagcgttgccacggtaacaattttgactgagaaaagtaatgcccatcgaggcacgatggagacgcatccaacagtGTATGctatgcatgggtgcacattgcggttcgggccgcattaccGGATGAAAAAggcgtgcggaataagaataataagaaaagggaaaccttttagatactctggtctctcgggtggcggggttgcgacccccctcctccactatagttacagttcaggtggagcatcgattggcgcgcacacacacgcgcacacacacacgcgcacacacgcacgcacgcacacacacacacacacactttttggAGCAAGGGGGGGGGCTGCTGTACTTTGTTGttaaaatattacatttaaacCATATACTGTATCTGGTTTTGACATTTCCTTAGCTTATTAAACATACAACAAAAAATTTAACTCTCTTACATTTTAGGGTTCCGTGCTGTAGCAACCCTAAAAAGAAGCTAGAAACACCAATGATCACTTTAATGGGATGAAAGAACTTTGGAGGGAACTTGAACATTTGTTTCCATCAATCAGAGTGAATCTTTAATCATTTCACATGAACATTCAGAAATTATCAAGATTCATTACATCGAAGATCAGACAGTTCTATTGACAGGACAGATGATCAGAGGAGCAGAGTTTTTACCTCCATCATTGGGACAGGGACCGAAGTACGGGTGGAGTTtctccctgaaggagcagccagTAAAGGAGTAGATAAGTGCTGCAGCATCTACATCATGAAAGGAGACCAGACCCTCCTCATAATCCACAAACACCCCCAACTTCTCAGGAGGAGAACTGAGATGGAGACGGACTACAAGATTTGTAAGAGCTTTGTACTCATTTACATTTCTCAGACAAACAGTCCAGGAACCATCCTGAGGACTCAGTGTTATTTGTCCCTTCCTGTTGGCCGACTCTCTGGCCACTCCTACATCCCATTCAGTCTTTCCTTTAACCTGAACCTCAAAGTAAAATCTGCCTGAAGAGAAACTCTGTTTTcctaaaacacaaggacatgtaCAGAATCTCTCTGGATTATCTGGACGATTCTTCTTCACATCACCATCATACACTTGTTTTCGATCATCAGACAGGACGAGCCAGGGATTTGCTGTATCAGGATCAAGAGTCACATCAGCTTCAAACTGCTGGATCCTCCTTAGCTCAACTTCAGCGAGCAGCTTCTTCATCTTTTCTCTGAGGTTCTTCTCCAGCTGGTCCACAGCTCTCACCACAGTCCCCTCATATGAAGGTGGATGGACTCTGACCTCTGTCCAGTTCTTGGTGGGTGGAGCATCTTTCAGGGATGAGAATctttggaggaggtggaggtgatCTTCAGAGCGTGAGAGCTGCTCCACCTCAGAGCTCCTCTTCTTCAGCTCACagatttcctgttccagatCTTTGATGAAGTCTTCAGCCtgtttctctgcagttttctgtttgtcttccatCTCCTTCATGAACTCCTTCAGACGTCTCTCAACAGACTCCTTCAGATCAGTGAAGACCTGAACACCTTCTGctttctctctgtctgcagCATCGTTACTGATCTTCAGAGACTCTTTGATCTCCTGAATCTTCAGTCGTctcttctggatcatctgctgaGTCTCAGCCTCTGTCTTCTCCAGAtctgccttctttccttcatattCTTCTCTCAGAGGAACAAACTCATGAGTCTTGTGGTCTAAAACAGAGCAGAGAGCGCAGACACATGTCTGGTCGGTCTTACAGAACAGCTCCAGAGGTTTATCGtgcttcgtacaaatcctgtcctccaggttctccacagGCTCCACCAGCTGATGTCTTTTCAGACGTGAAGCTGTCAGATGAGGCTCCAGGTGAGTCTCACAGTAGGACAGCAGACACACCAGGCAGGACTTCAGGGCCTTCAGTCTGGTTCCAGTGCAGACGTCACAGGGAACTTCTCCTGGTTCTGCAGCTTGTtgctctgagctgctgctgctggatttcTGTTGAGCTTCACGTCTGAACTCAGAAACCATCTCTCTCAATAAGGTGTTGACTTCCAGGTCAGGTCTTGTACTGAACATCTTTTGACAGATGGGACACTTGTAGAGAACATTATCATCCCAGAAATGATTCATGCAGGATTTACAGAAGTTGTGTCCACATGGTGTGCTGACTGGATCAGTGAACACATCCAGACAGATGGAGCACAGGAACTGATCTGCAGATCTCAGGTTGCTGCCAGCAGACATGTTGGATCTCTGGAAACAAAAGTGAAAGTGTGAAACATCAAAGCTGCGATAaggaaatgaagaagagaaaaacaatgagagaagaaaagagatgTAACAAAGAATTTCAGGAATCCTCAGAGACACCAGTCTGACAGTAAAAGGAGGAACGTTTCATCAACACAAGTTTAGATTATTAATGTCACGACTCCAGAATAATTACCTATTTCATGTGAATCATTTTCCTCTAAACGTTCCTGTTCTTTGACCATAGTCAGATGGACATTTCCAGAACAACATTTAGTAAACTGAGTTGAAGTTTTGTCTTCCTGCTGACAGAAACACAGTAAATGTTTTCTTCTGCGCGAGTTGGACAGTTCGCCCTGGGCGCAAAAGTTGCCAGGACCGCCTCTGGTTGGTGGTTTATTGAAGAAAAGGTTAACATACCAGTTTTCTGTTGCAGGCGCAGCTCTGTTCCGTTTGTCTGTGTGATCAGTTGTGCGGTGTGGTGAGAAAAGGTTTGCCCTCCCCTTCCTGTGTCTTCCTCTTCCTGTCCCCTATACTTCTATATATGAACTCTCATCACCACCTAGTGTCCAAATGATGTAACCACAAcccaataattaaattaaataaactgcCACCAATAAACATAAATGACCCCTACACACCGGCCCCGAATTGTCCTAAGTGTATAACAAAACATTTactaatttacattttttttagctACATACATGctttttttcaccctttttttttaactttatacaATTTTCCAAAAATAAAAGGTTATGTTCTTAATATATGTTTGCATTTAATCATCTTGATTCCtcatcttcttttcttcttttcattcattttttctgagtaAAGGCCATCAGTCATTGCCGTATCTAGACCTCAGCTTCTTGAAATTGACATATTTTGGTTATCAGTCTCTCCAAGATGTTGCTTTGTCTTGAGCCGAACTGTGCGGACAAGACACTTTGCAATCTTTGCGTCTCCAGTATTCTTCCCATTAACCAGGATCCTGTTGGTGCAGTGGAATCAACCACCAGAACAATGTCACCTGGAGCAaagcttctttttattttagacCACCGTCGTCATTCTTGGATTAGGGGTAGGTATTCTTGTGTCCACCTTTTCCAAAACAGATATTGCACTTGTCTCCATCTGCACCTGCTGTCTTCTCTTGCAAAGAGTCCAGGTGGTAGTATAGGCTTGGTTTTCAGCAAAAGAAGAAGATGGTGATTTGGTGTAAGTGCTTCCAGGTCCAGTGGATCGTCagacatagttatgggtcgatCATTTAAGATTGCTTCAGATTCACAAAGAACAGTCTTCATCATCGACAACTTGTTGGTTTAGCACAGATTTCAGCACATTTCGAACCATGCGGATCAATCTTTCCCAAATACCGCTGTGATGGGATCCGGCTGGGGGGTTAAAGCGCCACTTTATCCCTCGTTGTAGCATAACACTTCGAATTTTGTCCTGATTTCAATTCATTTTCCGCTCCAATGAAATTTGTGCCATTATGTGATCTTAAAGATAAAACTTGACCTCTTCGACAGATAAATCTTCGCAATGCATGGATGCAGGAGCCTGTGTCCAGTGTATGTGCAACTTCGAAATGTACTGCACTGCTTGTCATGCAGGTGAAGATTACACCATACCTTTTAACAATACTTCGTCCTCTCTTGATCTCCATAGGaccttttttaattaatcgtcaGACATCGTCAGACATCCAAGATGGCAGCAGGTCTGAATGTAAGGTCTGAATTTTAATGTTTAAAGTCATTGGATGTCTTTTATTGCGGGATGTTTAGTAAGTTATTCTTTACTCTCCCATTTTGAGATCTCTcaagtttattttttacatactGTGTGAAGCCTGGACCCTTGGTTTGCTTCAGCTCTGTTTGAGgccgggttttttttttttttttacctttggaCATTGTGAAACCTGGGCCCTTGCTTTGCTGCGGCTCCAGATTGAGGCCTGATTTTGCCTCTGGACTGCCTCTGAACAGTTGGAAGTTGCAGCTAGCTTCAACCAGCCCGGCAGCAGCAGCTAGCCATCACTAGCTCTACGGCAAGCAGCCATCACCGGCCTCACTGCAGCCAGCTTCAAccagccctgcagcagctagcctccaccagccctgcagcagctagcttcaaccagccctgcagcagctagcctccaccagccctgcagcagctagcttcaaccagccctgcagcagctagcctccaccagccctgcagcagctagcTTCAACAGACCCTGCAGCAGCTAGCCTCCAccagccctgcagcagctagcctctactagccctgcagcagctagcctccaccagccctgcagcagctagcttcaaccagccctgcagcagctagcctccaccagccctgcagcagctagcTTCAACAGACCCTGCAGCAGCTAGCCTCCAccagccctgcagcagctggTCTTCCTTTACACATCTTGGGTCAGATGTTGCTTTTTGCTTATTGGATCTGCGTTCATTTCACACATTGTTGTCAACAAACCAGTGAAAggagtttcaattcaattcaaatgtaTTTGCATAGCGTCTAACaccacaaaagttgtctctaggtgctttccagagacccagaacatgaacataaacataaacataaacccccgagcaattattacataaacaatggcaggtaaaaactcccatagtgggagaaaagccttaagccaaacagtggcaagaaaaagctcccctttaggaggaagaaaccttgagcaggaccaggctcataaggggggaacctcctgccgaaggccagactgggggagtcggggacgtcagcagcacacagcagacatccacacaggcaggtggaagcagcagtgggatgaccggggggggggggggggggggggggggggggggactgcaggcaggtggaagcagcagcgggatgaccggggggggggccagaacgcagctcctgaagcgcCTGCAAACAagcacaaaagacaaaaaagagggggccagcacaagaaactataggaacgatggacaaaaatgatggctatgagataattataataaataaaaatggaaaaggagaagagaagaaaggaagaggagaagagaggagaagagaagaagggtgagaggcaccgcccagtgaaTCATGTTGAGTCTTGTtagtttatttctgtttcttCTGCTGGATGGGGCTTGAACATCAGAGAGAAGAACCTGCCGCTCACTTAAAACGTGTCTTTTTGAAGGGTTTCACTTCATCCCTTAATCTCTCAGTCAGCTGCCTTGCTTCTTCATCCATCTGGTCTTTGCTCACAGTTCTTATTGCTGGAGATATTTTCTCTACACAGGAATGAAATGCCTTTATATGATTTTATTAGTGGCAGACAGTTTTTTGAAAGGTATCTTGCTGGTCTTCCTTTACACATCTTGGGTCAGATGTTGCTTTTTGATTATTGGATCTGCGTTCATTTCACACCATGTTGTCAACAAACCATTGAAAGGAGTCTCTCATGATCTTTATCACAGTTCTCCGTACAGATGTTGCATCTTCTGTGATGAAGCTCACATCATTTGATCCATATTCAGCAGGTAATGTTTTAGAGTCGTCAAGCTTGACTTTCTTGCAAGTTTCTTCAACATtagttagaccctccagaaaaacgtgtgcaaaaatccttgattctgcgggctaaaatccttgattctgcgggctaaaatccttgattctgcgattaaatgtgcaggttttttatgtgcttttatgcggtgaaattgcggaatatgctggaagttgcggaatatgcgggaagtcgtggaatatgcggaaagttgcaaaatatgcgaaatatgcaggaagttccggattcggcgctgagctcttccctcttaaattcagcgggctgtctcgtctgatctgaggtcgtaggcggaaaaaaaaaggatagcacggttggagaggagaggggcggtcgcagcccgggggccggccgtctctctccct
Proteins encoded in this window:
- the LOC133453011 gene encoding E3 ubiquitin-protein ligase TRIM21-like; protein product: MSAGSNLRSADQFLCSICLDVFTDPVSTPCGHNFCKSCMNHFWDDNVLYKCPICQKMFSTRPDLEVNTLLREMVSEFRREAQQKSSSSSSEQQAAEPGEVPCDVCTGTRLKALKSCLVCLLSYCETHLEPHLTASRLKRHQLVEPVENLEDRICTKHDKPLELFCKTDQTCVCALCSVLDHKTHEFVPLREEYEGKKADLEKTEAETQQMIQKRRLKIQEIKESLKISNDAADREKAEGVQVFTDLKESVERRLKEFMKEMEDKQKTAEKQAEDFIKDLEQEICELKKRSSEVEQLSRSEDHLHLLQRFSSLKDAPPTKNWTEVRVHPPSYEGTVVRAVDQLEKNLREKMKKLLAEVELRRIQQFEADVTLDPDTANPWLVLSDDRKQVYDGDVKKNRPDNPERFCTCPCVLGKQSFSSGRFYFEVQVKGKTEWDVGVARESANRKGQITLSPQDGSWTVCLRNVNEYKALTNLVVRLHLSSPPEKLGVFVDYEEGLVSFHDVDAAALIYSFTGCSFREKLHPYFGPCPNDGGKNSAPLIICPVNRTV